In a genomic window of Hippoglossus stenolepis isolate QCI-W04-F060 chromosome 15, HSTE1.2, whole genome shotgun sequence:
- the mettl27 gene encoding methyltransferase-like protein 27: MMSAGSNTFEDVKAVVLSAHDSATSRQKVDFYSSWAENYDKDVAVLEYRAPTLAANSISKHFSGDREKAVLLDVACGTGLVAKQLKTHGFGRFVGVDGSEAMLELARGSGLYQEVKQSLLGEEPLPVQWVDSFDVVVIVGALSAGQVPVAAVRDLCKATKPGGYVCMTTRSNIDNLEYKGALDRQLKQMEEEGLWICVEVTELKDWERSVSKKEEGYISGVVYLYKKIHKHSAQKA; encoded by the exons ATGATGTCGGCTGGCAGCAACACATTCGAAGACGTGAAAGCAGTCGTCTTATCCGCTCATGATAGCGCTACATCCAGACAGAAGGTCGACTTCTACAGCTCCTGGGCAGAGAACTATGACAAG GATGTGGCTGTTCTTGAATACCGTGCACCGACTCTCGCAGCGAACAGCATCTCCAAGCATTTCAGCGGTGACCGGGAAAAAGCCGTCTTGTTGGATGTGGCCTGTGGGACAGGACTAGTGGCCAAGCAG TTGAAGACACATGGATTTGGACGATTTGTGGGTGTTGATGGAAGCGAGGCGATGCTGGAGTTGGCCAGAGGGAGTGGTTTGTACCAGGAGGTGAAGCAGTCACTGCTGGGCGAGGAGCCACTGCCTGTCCAGTGGG TGGATTCATTTGATGTGGTTGTGATCGTTGGAGCGCTGAGTGCTGGTCAGGTCCCCGTGGCTGCGGTCAGAGATCTCTGCAAAGCCACTAAACCAG GGGGCTACGTTTGCATGACGACCAGAAGCAACATTGACAATCTGGAATACAAAGGCGCCCTGGACCGCCAGCTGAAGCAGATGGAAGAAGAGGGCCTGTGGATTTGTGTGGAGGTGACTGAGCTGAAAGACTGGGAGAGGTCTGTGTCCAAGAAGGAGGAGGGCTACATATCTGGTGTTGTGTACCTCtataagaaaatacacaaacacagtgccCAGAAAGCATGA
- the nf2b gene encoding NF2, moesin-ezrin-radixin like (MERLIN) tumor suppressor b isoform X1, with protein MRRQGSLVQEVYFDSQTLKMSILGLKKKQPKTFKVKVITMDAEMEFSCEVKWKGKDLFDLVCRTVGLRETWFFGLRYTVKDTYAWLKPDKRVLDQEVPKDSPITFSFLAKFFPEKVEEELVQEITQHLFFLQVKKQILDEEIFCSPEASVLLASYAVQAKYGDYDPNFHKPGFLAQDELLPKRVLMQYQMTADMWEEKITAWYAEHRGIARDEAEMEYLKIAQDLEMYGVSYFAITQNKRDTDLLLGVDAQGLHIYSPNSKLNPNKSFPWSDIRNISYSEKEFTIKPLDKKKDVFKFYSSQLRVNKLILQLCIGNHDLFMRRRKVDSIEVQQMKAQAKEEKARKKMERQILAREKQMREEAERAKEEMERRLFQLQDEARLSNEALLRSEETADLLAEKAQIAEEEAKLLAHKAADAEQERQRLEVTAMKTKEEKRLMEQKMREAEQLAVKLVEQSERRLKESDHLKQDLTEAKDAERRAKQKLLDITKTTYPLIPAYSAPPAPPEATDFSYESASTRLDFKDSDMKRLSMEIERERLEYMEKSKHLQDQLKELKTEIESLKLEEQQQQAGLYSLQSEARGYVQEPVYLPHSNRNSAYMSQMAYFEEV; from the exons ATGAGGCGACAGGGAAGCCTGGTGCAGGAG GTTTATTTTGACAGCCAAACCCTCAAAATGTCAATCCTGGGTCTAAAGAAGAAACAGCCCAAGACTTTCAAAGTCAAAGTTATCACCATGGACGCCGAGATGGAGTTCAGCTGTGAG gtgaAGTGGAAAGGTAAAGACTTGTTCGACCTGGTGTGTCGCACTGTCGGTTTGAGGGAGACCTGGTTCTTTGGACTCAGATACACAGTGAAGGACACGTACGCCTGGCTGAAACCAGACAAACGG GTGTTGGACCAGGAGGTTCCCAAGGACTCTCCCATAACATTTAGTTTCCTCGCCAAATTCTTCCCAGAAAAAGTAGAAGAGGAACTGGTCCAAGAAATTACTCAGCACCTCTTCTTCTTACAG GTGAAAAAACAGATACTGGATGAAGAGATATTCTGTTCCCCTGAAGCATCGGTTCTCCTGGCATCATACGCTGTCCAAGCCAAG TACGGCGACTATGACCCAAACTTTCACAAGCCAGGCTTCCTGGCACAAGATGAGCTTCTGCCAAAAAGG gTTCTGATGCAATATCAAATGACAGCTGACATGTGGGAGGAGAAGATCACAGCTTGGTACGCGGAGCACAGAGGCATCGCCAG GGATGAGGCAGAGATGGAATACCTGAAGATCGCTCAGGACCTTGAGATGTATGGTGTCAGCTACTTTGCCATCACT caaaataaaaggGACACCGACCTGTTACTTGGAGTGGATGCTCAGGGTCTTCACATCTACAGCCCCAACAGCAAACTCAACCCGAACAAGTCCTTTCCCTGGAGCGACATCCGCAACATCTCTTACAGTGAAAAGGAG TTCACAATCAAACCCCTGGACAAGAAGAAAGATGTCTTCAAGTTCTACTCATCTCAACTACGTGTGAACAAGCTG ATCCTACAGCTGTGCATCGGTAACCATGATCTATTCATGAGGAGAAGGAAGGTGGACTCTATTGAAGTGCAGCAGATGAAGGCTCAGGCTAAAGAGGAGAAGGCCCGAAAGAAG ATGGAGCGTCAGATCCTGGCACGGGAAAAACAGATGAGGGAGGAAGCAGAACGTGCAAAAGAGGAGATGGAACGAAGACTTTTCCAGCTACAAGACGAGGCGCGACTTTCCAATGAGGCACTG CTGCGATCTGAGGAGACCGCGGACCTGCTGGCAGAGAAGGCCCAGATTGCTGAAGAGGAGGCGAAGCTCCTGGCCCACAAGGCTGCAGACGCTgagcaggagagacagaggttAGAGGTCACCGccatgaagaccaaggaggaGAAAAGACTGATGGAGCAGAAGATGAGGGAGGCAGAGCAGCTGGCTGTCAAACTGGTGGAGCAGTCCGAGAGGAG GTTGAAGGAGTCCGATCATCTGAAACAGGACCTGACGGAGGCGAAGGACGCTGAGCGGAGAGCCAAGCAGAAGCTGCTGGACATCACCAAAACCACTTACCCT CTCATACCAGCGTactctgctccacctgctcctcccGAAGCAACCGACTTCTCCTATGAGTCAGCATCCACACGTCTCGACTTCAAGGACTCTGACATGAAACGTCTGTCCAtggagattgagagagagag GCTGGAGTATATGGAGAAGAGCAAACACCTGCAGGATCAGCTGAAGGAGCTAAAGACCGAGATCGAGTCGctgaagctggaggagcagcagcagcaggccggACTCTACAGCCTCCAGAGTGAGGCGAGGGGATACGTTCAGGAGCCGGTCTACTTACCTCACAGCAAC agaaacTCTGCGTACATGTCTCAGATGGCCTACTTTGAAGAAGTCTGA
- the nf2b gene encoding NF2, moesin-ezrin-radixin like (MERLIN) tumor suppressor b isoform X2: MSILGLKKKQPKTFKVKVITMDAEMEFSCEVKWKGKDLFDLVCRTVGLRETWFFGLRYTVKDTYAWLKPDKRVLDQEVPKDSPITFSFLAKFFPEKVEEELVQEITQHLFFLQVKKQILDEEIFCSPEASVLLASYAVQAKYGDYDPNFHKPGFLAQDELLPKRVLMQYQMTADMWEEKITAWYAEHRGIARDEAEMEYLKIAQDLEMYGVSYFAITQNKRDTDLLLGVDAQGLHIYSPNSKLNPNKSFPWSDIRNISYSEKEFTIKPLDKKKDVFKFYSSQLRVNKLILQLCIGNHDLFMRRRKVDSIEVQQMKAQAKEEKARKKMERQILAREKQMREEAERAKEEMERRLFQLQDEARLSNEALLRSEETADLLAEKAQIAEEEAKLLAHKAADAEQERQRLEVTAMKTKEEKRLMEQKMREAEQLAVKLVEQSERRLKESDHLKQDLTEAKDAERRAKQKLLDITKTTYPLIPAYSAPPAPPEATDFSYESASTRLDFKDSDMKRLSMEIERERLEYMEKSKHLQDQLKELKTEIESLKLEEQQQQAGLYSLQSEARGYVQEPVYLPHSNRNSAYMSQMAYFEEV; encoded by the exons ATGTCAATCCTGGGTCTAAAGAAGAAACAGCCCAAGACTTTCAAAGTCAAAGTTATCACCATGGACGCCGAGATGGAGTTCAGCTGTGAG gtgaAGTGGAAAGGTAAAGACTTGTTCGACCTGGTGTGTCGCACTGTCGGTTTGAGGGAGACCTGGTTCTTTGGACTCAGATACACAGTGAAGGACACGTACGCCTGGCTGAAACCAGACAAACGG GTGTTGGACCAGGAGGTTCCCAAGGACTCTCCCATAACATTTAGTTTCCTCGCCAAATTCTTCCCAGAAAAAGTAGAAGAGGAACTGGTCCAAGAAATTACTCAGCACCTCTTCTTCTTACAG GTGAAAAAACAGATACTGGATGAAGAGATATTCTGTTCCCCTGAAGCATCGGTTCTCCTGGCATCATACGCTGTCCAAGCCAAG TACGGCGACTATGACCCAAACTTTCACAAGCCAGGCTTCCTGGCACAAGATGAGCTTCTGCCAAAAAGG gTTCTGATGCAATATCAAATGACAGCTGACATGTGGGAGGAGAAGATCACAGCTTGGTACGCGGAGCACAGAGGCATCGCCAG GGATGAGGCAGAGATGGAATACCTGAAGATCGCTCAGGACCTTGAGATGTATGGTGTCAGCTACTTTGCCATCACT caaaataaaaggGACACCGACCTGTTACTTGGAGTGGATGCTCAGGGTCTTCACATCTACAGCCCCAACAGCAAACTCAACCCGAACAAGTCCTTTCCCTGGAGCGACATCCGCAACATCTCTTACAGTGAAAAGGAG TTCACAATCAAACCCCTGGACAAGAAGAAAGATGTCTTCAAGTTCTACTCATCTCAACTACGTGTGAACAAGCTG ATCCTACAGCTGTGCATCGGTAACCATGATCTATTCATGAGGAGAAGGAAGGTGGACTCTATTGAAGTGCAGCAGATGAAGGCTCAGGCTAAAGAGGAGAAGGCCCGAAAGAAG ATGGAGCGTCAGATCCTGGCACGGGAAAAACAGATGAGGGAGGAAGCAGAACGTGCAAAAGAGGAGATGGAACGAAGACTTTTCCAGCTACAAGACGAGGCGCGACTTTCCAATGAGGCACTG CTGCGATCTGAGGAGACCGCGGACCTGCTGGCAGAGAAGGCCCAGATTGCTGAAGAGGAGGCGAAGCTCCTGGCCCACAAGGCTGCAGACGCTgagcaggagagacagaggttAGAGGTCACCGccatgaagaccaaggaggaGAAAAGACTGATGGAGCAGAAGATGAGGGAGGCAGAGCAGCTGGCTGTCAAACTGGTGGAGCAGTCCGAGAGGAG GTTGAAGGAGTCCGATCATCTGAAACAGGACCTGACGGAGGCGAAGGACGCTGAGCGGAGAGCCAAGCAGAAGCTGCTGGACATCACCAAAACCACTTACCCT CTCATACCAGCGTactctgctccacctgctcctcccGAAGCAACCGACTTCTCCTATGAGTCAGCATCCACACGTCTCGACTTCAAGGACTCTGACATGAAACGTCTGTCCAtggagattgagagagagag GCTGGAGTATATGGAGAAGAGCAAACACCTGCAGGATCAGCTGAAGGAGCTAAAGACCGAGATCGAGTCGctgaagctggaggagcagcagcagcaggccggACTCTACAGCCTCCAGAGTGAGGCGAGGGGATACGTTCAGGAGCCGGTCTACTTACCTCACAGCAAC agaaacTCTGCGTACATGTCTCAGATGGCCTACTTTGAAGAAGTCTGA
- the LOC118122431 gene encoding uncharacterized protein LOC118122431, translated as MVSSGRQILGMALAFIGFILSIVICALPTWKVTAFIGANIITSQVIWEGLWMNCVTQSTGQMQCKIYDSLLALPRDLQAARALVILAIIIGVFGILLSVVGGKCTKFVSEEREKSKVAIAAGILFIIAGVLVLIPVCWTAHTVIRDFYNPLLIDAQRRELGASLYNMASMGMQMLAAALCLLGWAGVIISCLLPLWRVTAFVGSTIVTSQTIWEGIWMTCVVQSTGQIQCKPYESLLALSSDLQAARALTVLAIVTGGAGLILAFIGGKCTRFLDEEGGGIKGKVAVAAGGVLIATGLLCLIPTSWAAGAVVKKFYSASIDAQRREIGACIYIGWGASILLILGGGLFISSACPLKPSDTDKSPSVRYLVVRSSNGSGKAGPHPNIVPSAKAQPVAAAFPRSQSYEGASTKSQLYKRPPWEDGPEHGSRHESERSGAPSTKSQMKRPGSTKSEESEALSTKSQLKRAELDETLSAKSDNPDESSNPARTYL; from the exons ATGGTGTCTTCTGGAAGACAGATCCTGGGCATGGCCTTGGCCTTTATCGGCTTTATATTGAGCATCGTCATCTGCGCTCTCCCCACGTGGAAAGTAACGGCGTTCATTGGCGCCAACATCATCACTTCCCAGGTGATCTGGGAAGGATTGTGGATGAACTGTGTGACGCAGAGCACAGGCCAGATGCAGTGCAAGATCTATGACTCTCTCCTGGCCTTGCCCCGAGACCTGCAGGCTGCCAGAGCACTCGTCATCCTCGCCATCATCATCGGGGTCTTTGGGATCCTTCTGTCGGTGGTCGGGGGCAAGTGCACCAAGTTTGTGTCGGAGGAAAGGGAAAAGAGCAAAGTGGCCATCGCTGCTGGGATCCTCTTCATCATCGCTGGGGTCTTGGTGCTTATCCCCGTCTGCTGGACCGCGCACACCGTCATTCGGGATTTCTACAACCCCCTCCTCATCGACGCTCAGAGGAGGGAACTGGGGGCCTCGCTCTAC AACATGGCGTCCATGGGGATGCAGATGCTGGCCGCTGCCCTCTGCCTCCTGGGTTGGGCGGGGGTCATCATCAGCTGCTTACTGCCCTTGTGGAGGGTCACCGCCTTCGTGGGCAGCACCATTGTCACCTCCCAGACCATCTGGGAGGGCATCTGGATGACCTGTGTGGTCCAGAGCACGGGGCAGATCCAGTGCAAGCCGTACGAGTCCCTCCTCGCTCTCAGCTCTGACCTGCAAGCCGCCAGGGCCCTCACCGTGCTCGCCATCGTCACAGGCGGTGCAGGCCTCATACTGGCCTTCATTGGAGGGAAGTGCACTCGCTTCTTGGATGAAGAAGGTGGCGGCATTAAGGGCAAGGTGGCCGTGGCGGCAGGGGGAGTGTTGATCGCCACAGGGCTTCTGTGTTTGATTCCCACGTCTTGGGCGGCTGGGGCCGTGGTGAAGAAGTTCTACAGCGCCTCCATAGATGCTCAGCGGCGGGAGATTGGAGCCTGTATCTACATCGGCTGGGGGGCGTCCATCCTGCTCATTCTTGGAGGGGGTTTGTTCATAAGCTCAGCGTGCCCCCTCAAACCCAGTGACACAGACAAGAGCCCCTCAGTCCGCTACCTGGTGGTCCGCTCCTCCAACGGGTCCGGCAAGGCGGGTCCTCATCCCAACATTGTGCCGTCAGCGAAGGCCCAGCCCGTCGCAGCAGCGTTTCCCCGCTCCCAAAGCTACGAGGGGGCGTCCACAAAGTCTCAGCTGTATAAGAGGCCTCCCTGGGAAGACGGGCCTGAGCATGGCTCCAGGCACGAGTCCGAAAGATCCGGGGCGCCATCAACCAAATCTCAGATGAAGAGGCCGGGGTCGACAAAATCTGAAGAGAGCGAAGCGCTGTCGACGAAGTCTCAGCTGAAACGAGCTGAACTGGACGAGACTTTATCGGCGAAGAGTGACAATCCGGATGAATCCTCAAATCCAGCAAGAACATACCTATGA
- the LOC118121680 gene encoding claudin-like protein ZF-A89, whose translation MASAGLQILGMFLATVGFLGDIIICALPMWKVSAFIGNNIVTAQVFWEGLWMNCVKQSTGQMQCKVYDSMLALPRDLQAARALIIISILISLMGLLLSIAGGKCTNCLEEEMAKSRVAITAGVFFIVGGVLCLVPVSWSANEVIRNFYNPIMNDAQRRELLFSGNMRTQLVGLCLAIIGFLGTILICCLPMWKVTAFVGANIITSQVFWEGLWMNCVIQSTGHLQCKAYDSVLALPQGLQASRALICVSIAVSVVAIGLTVVGARFTNFYRDDWRNKANIGTSGGVVFIIAGLLCLIPVSWTAHSIITGFYNPLATSERRGELGASMYVGWVSGALLVIGGGILCSTFRC comes from the exons ATGGCATCTGCAGGTCTTCAGATCCTTGGCATGTTCCTGGCGACCGTTGGGTTTTTGGGCGACATCATCATCTGCGCCCTGCCGATGTGGAAGGTGTCGGCGTTCATCGGGAACAACATCGTGACGGCACAGGTCTTCTGGGAGGGCCTGTGGATGAACTGTGTGAAGCAGAGCACCGGCCAGATGCAGTGCAAGGTCTACGACTCCATGCTGGCCCTGCCCCGAGACCTGCAGGCCGCCCGGGCCCTGATCATCATCTCCATCCTGATCTCCCTCATGGGACTCCTGCTCTCCATCGCAGGCGGGAAGTGCACCAACTGCCTTGAAGAGGAGATGGCTAAGAGCAGGGTGGCCATCACTGCGGGGGTGTTCTTCATCGTCGGTGGTGTCCTGTGCTTGGTCCCTGTGTCGTGGTCTGCCAACGAGGTCATCAGGAACTTCTACAACCCCATTATGAATGACGCGCAGAGGAGGGAGCT TTTGTTTTCTGGCAACATGCGCACACAgcttgttggtttgtgtttggcAATCATCGGCTTCCTCGGCACTATCCTCATCTGCTGCCTGCCCATGTGGAAGGTGACAGCCTTTGTTGGGGCAAACATCATCACCTCTCAGGTGTTCTGGGAAGGTTTGTGGATGAACTGTGTGATCCAGAGCACCGGACACTTGCAGTGTAAAGCCTATGACTCCGTTCTGGCTCTACCACAGGGACTGCAGGCCTCCAGGGCTCTGATCTGTGTGTCCATCGCTGTCAGCGTGGTGGCCATTGGGCTCACCGTGGTCGGGGCGCGCTTCACCAACTTCTATCGTGACGACTGGCGGAACAAAGCCAACATCGGCACATCTGGGGGTGTGGTCTTCATAATAGCAGGGCTCCTGTGTCTAATCCCTGTCAGCTGGACAGCCCACAGCATCATCACAGGTTTCTACAACCCACTGGCCACcagtgagaggaggggggagctCGGGGCCTCCATGTATGTGGGCTGGGTGTCTGGAGCTCTGCTCGTCATTGGAGGAGGAATATTGTGCAGCACGTTCaggtgctga
- the LOC118122133 gene encoding LOW QUALITY PROTEIN: claudin-4 (The sequence of the model RefSeq protein was modified relative to this genomic sequence to represent the inferred CDS: deleted 1 base in 1 codon), which translates to MDVYTVSEQWSQSPPRGGGFSGASVDHIKLPHGQRDSSCQLERRTVTAIKKVTLAKTVMPSLGLQILGVGLAVLGWIGNILICMLPLWKVSAFIGNNIVVAQTIWEGLWMTCVVQSTGQMQCKVYDSLLALPPDLQAARAMVVIAILFSLFGILLSVVGGKCTTCVGDKSAKNRVAIAAGVFFILSGALCLVTVSLPANTVIKDFYNPLVPDAQRRELGACLYVGWGASGLLLIGGALLCCQCSSGGDRYNGAKYSPPKSTTPGKEFV; encoded by the exons ATGGATGTTTACACTGTCTCTGAGCAATGGAGCCAAAGCCCACCCAGAGGAGGGGGCTTCTCA GGGGCATCTGTGGATCATATAAAACTTCCCCACGGTCAGAGAGATTCTAGTTGCCAGCTCGAGAGAAGAACTGTGACAGCAATTAAGAAAGTAACTCTAGCAAAAACTGTAATGCCATCTTTAGGGTTGCAGATTCTGGGCGTCGGGTTGGCGGTGCTCGGATGGATAGGAAACATACTCATCTGTATGCTGCCCCTGTGGAAGGTGTCTGCTTTCATCGGGAACAACATCGTGGTGGCTCAGACCATTTGGGAGGGCCTGTGGATGACCTGCGTGGTGCAGAGTACGGGCCAGATGCAGTGCAAGGTCTACGACTCCCTGCTGGCCCTGCCCCCTGACCTCCAGGCAGCCCGGGCCATGGTGGTCATCGCCATCCTCTTCTCGCTGTTTGGCATCCTGCTGTCCGTGGTTGGCGGGAAGTGCACCACCTGCGTCGGGGACAAATCAGCAAAAAACAGAGTGGCCATCGCAGCGGGtgttttcttcatcctgagcGGGGCTCTGTGTCTGGtgactgtgtctctgcctgctaACACTGTCATTAAGGACTTCTACAACCCCTTGGTCCCCGATGCCCAGAGGAGAGAGCTGGGTGCATGCTTGTACGTGGGCTGGGGAGCTTCAGGCCTGTTGCTGATCGGTGgcgctctgctctgctgtcagtgCTCGTCGGGTGGAGACCGCTACAATGGAGCAAAGTACTCGCCGCCCAAATCCACGACACCTGGGAAGGAATTTGTCTGA
- the LOC118121690 gene encoding claudin-4 isoform X2 — MVSAGFQMLGSALGIVGWIGAIVVCAIPMWKVTAFIGSNIVTSQTSWEGIWMSCVHQSTGQMQCKVYDSMLALSSDLQAARALTIIAIVVGILAILLSVAGGQCTNCVDDPSSKAKVGIAAGVMFIAAGVLCLVPVCWTAHTIIRNFYNPLMVSAQKRELAMASQGLQLMGVLLAFIGWLGTIITCALPMWRVTAFVGANIVTAQVIWEGLWMTCVVQSTGQMQCKVYDSMLALPQDLQAARAMVIISVIVGIFGVLMAVVGGKCTNCMEDEVAKAKACIVSGVVFIIAAMLIMIPVSWSAHAVIRDFYNPLVIAAQRRELGAGLYIGWGSAGLLLLGGGLLCNNCPPKDGRPYIPAKFAPARTVASNVDYV; from the exons ATGGTGTCTGCCGGGTTTCAAATGCTGGGCTCGGCCCTGGGGATCGTGGGCTGGATCGGTGCCATTGTTGTGTGTGCTATTCCCATGTGGAAGGTCACTGCTTTCATTGGCAGCAACATCGTCACTTCGCAGACCAGCTGGGAAGGTATTTGGATGAGCTGTGTGCACCAGAGCACAGGACAGATGCAGTGTAAGGTCTACGACTCCATGCTGGCCCTCAGCTCCGACCTACAGGCTGCCAGGGCCCTGACCATCATCGCCATCGTGGTGGGAATCTTGGCCATCCTGCTCTCTGTCGCTGGGGGGCAATGCACCAACTGTGTGGATGACCCGTCATCCAAGGCCAAGGTGGGCATTGCCGCTGGGGTCATGTTCATTGCAGCTGGGGTCCTCTGCCTCGTCCCTGTGTGCTGGACGGCCCACACCATCATCCGAAACTTCTACAACCCGCTAATGGTCAGCGCCCAGAAGAGAGAGCTGG CCATGGCTTCTCAAGGCCTCCAGCTGATGGGTGTACTGCTGGCCTTCATCGGCTGGCTGGGGACCATCATCACGTGCGCTCTGCCCATGTGGAGAGTCACTGCATTCGTCGGTGCCAACATCGTCACGGCTCAGGTGATCTGGGAAGGCTTGTGGATGACCTGCGTGGTGCAGAGCACGGGCCAGATGCAGTGTAAGGTGTACGACTCCATGCTGGCCCTGCCGCAAGACCTGCAGGCTGCCAGGGCCATGGTGATCATCTCTGTGATCGTCGGCATTTTTGGCGTCCTCATGGCCGTGGTTGGAGGGAAGTGCACAAACTGCATGGAGGACGAGGTGGCCAAAGCCAAAGCCTGCATTGTGTCCGGTGTGGTCTTCATCATAGCCGCCATGCTGATCATGATCCCGGTGTCGTGGTCAGCTCATGCGGTGATCAGGGACTTTTATAACCCGTTGGTGATCGCGGCTCAGAGGAGGGAGCTCGGAGCTGGCCTTTATATCGGCTGGGGCTctgctgggctgctgctgctggggggggGCCTGCTGTGCAACAACTGCCCCCCAAAAGACGGGAGACCCTACATACCTGCCAAGTTCGCCCCTGCAAGAACCGTAGCTTCAAACGTGGACTATGTGTGA
- the LOC118121690 gene encoding claudin-4 isoform X1 yields MASQGLQLMGVLLAFIGWLGTIITCALPMWRVTAFVGANIVTAQVIWEGLWMTCVVQSTGQMQCKVYDSMLALPQDLQAARAMVIISVIVGIFGVLMAVVGGKCTNCMEDEVAKAKACIVSGVVFIIAAMLIMIPVSWSAHAVIRDFYNPLVIAAQRRELGAGLYIGWGSAGLLLLGGGLLCNNCPPKDGRPYIPAKFAPARTVASNVDYV; encoded by the coding sequence ATGGCTTCTCAAGGCCTCCAGCTGATGGGTGTACTGCTGGCCTTCATCGGCTGGCTGGGGACCATCATCACGTGCGCTCTGCCCATGTGGAGAGTCACTGCATTCGTCGGTGCCAACATCGTCACGGCTCAGGTGATCTGGGAAGGCTTGTGGATGACCTGCGTGGTGCAGAGCACGGGCCAGATGCAGTGTAAGGTGTACGACTCCATGCTGGCCCTGCCGCAAGACCTGCAGGCTGCCAGGGCCATGGTGATCATCTCTGTGATCGTCGGCATTTTTGGCGTCCTCATGGCCGTGGTTGGAGGGAAGTGCACAAACTGCATGGAGGACGAGGTGGCCAAAGCCAAAGCCTGCATTGTGTCCGGTGTGGTCTTCATCATAGCCGCCATGCTGATCATGATCCCGGTGTCGTGGTCAGCTCATGCGGTGATCAGGGACTTTTATAACCCGTTGGTGATCGCGGCTCAGAGGAGGGAGCTCGGAGCTGGCCTTTATATCGGCTGGGGCTctgctgggctgctgctgctggggggggGCCTGCTGTGCAACAACTGCCCCCCAAAAGACGGGAGACCCTACATACCTGCCAAGTTCGCCCCTGCAAGAACCGTAGCTTCAAACGTGGACTATGTGTGA